The following proteins are encoded in a genomic region of Aptenodytes patagonicus chromosome 13, bAptPat1.pri.cur, whole genome shotgun sequence:
- the TRAP1 gene encoding heat shock protein 75 kDa, mitochondrial isoform X2, with amino-acid sequence MWELKRSLLPSAWPAKGAACLQRQVLRRWSLRYNVPATSISAVRMYSTQTAENKEEEPLHTIISNTENVKGAASKHEFQAETKKLLDIVARSLYSEKEVFIRELISNGSDALEKLRHRLMAEGKALPEMEIHLQTDSGKGTITIQDTGIGMTQEELVSNLGTIARSGSKAFLDALQSQAEASSKIIGQFGVGFYSAFMVADKVEVFSQSAEPGSPGYHWSSDGSGMFEIAEASGVRTGTKIIIHLKEDCKEFANEDRVKEVVTKYSNFISFPLYLNGRRINTLQALWMLDPKDIGEWQHEEFYRFIAQAYDKPRYVLHYKTDAPLNIRSIFYVPEQKPSMFDISRELGSSVALYSRKILIQTKAADILPKWLRFLRGVVDSEDIPLNLSRELLQESALIRKLRDVLQKRLIKFFIDQSKKDPEKYAKFFEDYGVFMREGIVTIAEQDVKEDIAKLLRYESSALPAGQLTSLTDYASRMKAGSRNIYYLCAPNRHLAEHSPYFEAMKKKDMEVLFCYEQFDELTLLHLREFDKKKLISVETDIVVDHYKEEKFEESRSAAERLTEKEAEDLMAWMRNALGSRVTGVKVTTRLDTHPAMITVLEMGAARHFLRMQQLAKTQEERAQLLQPTLEINTGHALIKKLNELKDSQPDLAQLLVDQIYENAMIAAGLNEDPRPMVSRLNELLTRILEKN; translated from the exons ATGTGGGAGTTGAAGCGTTCCCTGTTGCCTTCAGCTTGGCCAG CAAAAGGAGCAGCATGTCTCCAAAGACAAGTACTCCGTCGTTGGAGCCTCCGGTACAACGTTCCTGCCACCAGCATTTCTGCTGTCCGGATGTACAGCACACAGACAGCGGAGAACAAGGAAGAAGAGCCCCTGCACACCATCATCAGCAACACAGAGAATGTGAAAG GTGCAGCCTCTAAACATGAGTTTCAGGCTGAAACGAAGAAACTGCTGGACATTGTTGCCCGTTCCTTGTACTCGGAGAAGGAG GTATTTATCCGGGAGCTGATCTCCAATGGCAGCGATGCGCTGGAGAAACTGCGTCATCGGCTGATGGCAGAAGGGAAGGCCTTGCCAGAGATGGAGATCCATCTGCAGACGGACAGTGGAAAGGGAACCATCACGATCCAG GACACAGGTATTGGGATgacccaggaggagctggtttcTAACCTCGGTACCATTGCTCGATCAGGCTCAAAG GCTTTTCTAGATGCTCTGCAGAGCCAAGCTGAGGCTAGCAGTAAAATCATCGGCCAGTTTGGAGTAGGTTTCTACTCAGCTTTCATGGTGGCCGATAAAGTGGAGGTGTTCTCACAGTCTGCAGAGCCGGGAAGCCCAGGCTACCACTGGTCTTCAGATGG TTCAGGAATGTTTGAGATTGCGGAAGCATCTGGTGTCAGAACTGGGACTAAGATTATTATACATCTCAAAGAAGACTGCAAGGAGTTTGCAAATGAAGACCGAGTCAAGG AGGTGGTGACAAAATACAGCAACTTCATCAGCTTCCCACTGTATCTCAATGGGAGAAGAATTAACACGTTACAG GCACTCTGGATGCTGGACCCCAAGGACATCGGCGAGTGGCAGCACGAGGAGTTCTACCGCTTCATAGCACAGGCTTACGACAAGCCTCGCTACGTCCTGCACTACAAGACCGATGCTCCCCTCAACATCCGCAGCATCTTCTATGTGCCTGAGCAA AAACCGTCCATGTTCGATATCAGCAGGGAACTGGGCTCCAGCGTTGCCCTCTACAGCCGCAAAATTCTCATCCAAACCAAAGCTGCAGACATCCTGCCTAAATGGCTGCGTTTTCTTAGAG GTGTTGTGGACAGTGAGGATATACCCCTGAAcctcagcagggagctgctgcaggagagtGCCCTTATCAG GAAGCTCCGAGATGTTTTGCAGAAGAGGTTGATCAAGTTCTTCATTGACCAGAGCAAGAAGGACCCTGAGAAATATGCCAAATTCTTTGAGGACTACGGGGTATTCATGAGAGAGGGGATTGTCACGATAGCAGAGCAGGATGTCAAG GAGGACATAGCCAAGTTGCTACGTTACGAATCGTCCGCCCTGCCCGCAGGCCAGCTGACCAGCCTGACCGACTACGCCTCCCGCATGAAGGCAGGGAGCAGAAACATCTACTACCTGTGTGCACCCAACCGGCACCTGGCCGAGCACTCCCCGTACTTTGAGGCCATGAAGAAAAAGGACATGGAG GTCCTGTTCTGCTATGAGCAATTTGATGAGCTGACACTCTTGCACCTTCGGGAGTTTGACAAGAAGAAGCTGATCTCGGTGGAGACAGATATTGTTGTTGATCACTATAAGGAAGAGAAGTTTGAGGAGAGCCGCTCAG CTGCAGAACGTCTGACGGAGAAAGAGGCTGAGGATCTGATGGCCTGGATGAGAAATGCCTTAGGCTCTCGAGTCACTGGTGTTAAG GTGACTACACGGCTGGACACCCACCCCGCCATGATCACTGTGCTCGAGATGGGGGCTGCCCGCCACTTTCTTCGCATGCAGCAGCTGGCCAAGACCCAAGAGGAACgtgcccagctcctgcagcccaccCTGGAGATCAACACAGG GCATGCTCTGATTAAGAAGCTTAACGAGCTAAAGGACAGTCAGCCTGATCTGGCCCAGCTGTTGGTTGATCAG attTATGAGAATGCCATGATAGCAGCAGGACTGAATGAGGATCCCAGACCAATGGTGAGCCGGCTGAACGAACTCCTCACCAGAATCCTGGAGAAGAACTGA
- the TRAP1 gene encoding heat shock protein 75 kDa, mitochondrial isoform X1 has translation MAAAAARRGRCLAALLRPGAGAGPRAPAAKGAACLQRQVLRRWSLRYNVPATSISAVRMYSTQTAENKEEEPLHTIISNTENVKGAASKHEFQAETKKLLDIVARSLYSEKEVFIRELISNGSDALEKLRHRLMAEGKALPEMEIHLQTDSGKGTITIQDTGIGMTQEELVSNLGTIARSGSKAFLDALQSQAEASSKIIGQFGVGFYSAFMVADKVEVFSQSAEPGSPGYHWSSDGSGMFEIAEASGVRTGTKIIIHLKEDCKEFANEDRVKEVVTKYSNFISFPLYLNGRRINTLQALWMLDPKDIGEWQHEEFYRFIAQAYDKPRYVLHYKTDAPLNIRSIFYVPEQKPSMFDISRELGSSVALYSRKILIQTKAADILPKWLRFLRGVVDSEDIPLNLSRELLQESALIRKLRDVLQKRLIKFFIDQSKKDPEKYAKFFEDYGVFMREGIVTIAEQDVKEDIAKLLRYESSALPAGQLTSLTDYASRMKAGSRNIYYLCAPNRHLAEHSPYFEAMKKKDMEVLFCYEQFDELTLLHLREFDKKKLISVETDIVVDHYKEEKFEESRSAAERLTEKEAEDLMAWMRNALGSRVTGVKVTTRLDTHPAMITVLEMGAARHFLRMQQLAKTQEERAQLLQPTLEINTGHALIKKLNELKDSQPDLAQLLVDQIYENAMIAAGLNEDPRPMVSRLNELLTRILEKN, from the exons CAAAAGGAGCAGCATGTCTCCAAAGACAAGTACTCCGTCGTTGGAGCCTCCGGTACAACGTTCCTGCCACCAGCATTTCTGCTGTCCGGATGTACAGCACACAGACAGCGGAGAACAAGGAAGAAGAGCCCCTGCACACCATCATCAGCAACACAGAGAATGTGAAAG GTGCAGCCTCTAAACATGAGTTTCAGGCTGAAACGAAGAAACTGCTGGACATTGTTGCCCGTTCCTTGTACTCGGAGAAGGAG GTATTTATCCGGGAGCTGATCTCCAATGGCAGCGATGCGCTGGAGAAACTGCGTCATCGGCTGATGGCAGAAGGGAAGGCCTTGCCAGAGATGGAGATCCATCTGCAGACGGACAGTGGAAAGGGAACCATCACGATCCAG GACACAGGTATTGGGATgacccaggaggagctggtttcTAACCTCGGTACCATTGCTCGATCAGGCTCAAAG GCTTTTCTAGATGCTCTGCAGAGCCAAGCTGAGGCTAGCAGTAAAATCATCGGCCAGTTTGGAGTAGGTTTCTACTCAGCTTTCATGGTGGCCGATAAAGTGGAGGTGTTCTCACAGTCTGCAGAGCCGGGAAGCCCAGGCTACCACTGGTCTTCAGATGG TTCAGGAATGTTTGAGATTGCGGAAGCATCTGGTGTCAGAACTGGGACTAAGATTATTATACATCTCAAAGAAGACTGCAAGGAGTTTGCAAATGAAGACCGAGTCAAGG AGGTGGTGACAAAATACAGCAACTTCATCAGCTTCCCACTGTATCTCAATGGGAGAAGAATTAACACGTTACAG GCACTCTGGATGCTGGACCCCAAGGACATCGGCGAGTGGCAGCACGAGGAGTTCTACCGCTTCATAGCACAGGCTTACGACAAGCCTCGCTACGTCCTGCACTACAAGACCGATGCTCCCCTCAACATCCGCAGCATCTTCTATGTGCCTGAGCAA AAACCGTCCATGTTCGATATCAGCAGGGAACTGGGCTCCAGCGTTGCCCTCTACAGCCGCAAAATTCTCATCCAAACCAAAGCTGCAGACATCCTGCCTAAATGGCTGCGTTTTCTTAGAG GTGTTGTGGACAGTGAGGATATACCCCTGAAcctcagcagggagctgctgcaggagagtGCCCTTATCAG GAAGCTCCGAGATGTTTTGCAGAAGAGGTTGATCAAGTTCTTCATTGACCAGAGCAAGAAGGACCCTGAGAAATATGCCAAATTCTTTGAGGACTACGGGGTATTCATGAGAGAGGGGATTGTCACGATAGCAGAGCAGGATGTCAAG GAGGACATAGCCAAGTTGCTACGTTACGAATCGTCCGCCCTGCCCGCAGGCCAGCTGACCAGCCTGACCGACTACGCCTCCCGCATGAAGGCAGGGAGCAGAAACATCTACTACCTGTGTGCACCCAACCGGCACCTGGCCGAGCACTCCCCGTACTTTGAGGCCATGAAGAAAAAGGACATGGAG GTCCTGTTCTGCTATGAGCAATTTGATGAGCTGACACTCTTGCACCTTCGGGAGTTTGACAAGAAGAAGCTGATCTCGGTGGAGACAGATATTGTTGTTGATCACTATAAGGAAGAGAAGTTTGAGGAGAGCCGCTCAG CTGCAGAACGTCTGACGGAGAAAGAGGCTGAGGATCTGATGGCCTGGATGAGAAATGCCTTAGGCTCTCGAGTCACTGGTGTTAAG GTGACTACACGGCTGGACACCCACCCCGCCATGATCACTGTGCTCGAGATGGGGGCTGCCCGCCACTTTCTTCGCATGCAGCAGCTGGCCAAGACCCAAGAGGAACgtgcccagctcctgcagcccaccCTGGAGATCAACACAGG GCATGCTCTGATTAAGAAGCTTAACGAGCTAAAGGACAGTCAGCCTGATCTGGCCCAGCTGTTGGTTGATCAG attTATGAGAATGCCATGATAGCAGCAGGACTGAATGAGGATCCCAGACCAATGGTGAGCCGGCTGAACGAACTCCTCACCAGAATCCTGGAGAAGAACTGA